In Oncorhynchus gorbuscha isolate QuinsamMale2020 ecotype Even-year linkage group LG08, OgorEven_v1.0, whole genome shotgun sequence, one genomic interval encodes:
- the LOC124041654 gene encoding LOW QUALITY PROTEIN: dol-P-Man:Man(5)GlcNAc(2)-PP-Dol alpha-1,3-mannosyltransferase-like (The sequence of the model RefSeq protein was modified relative to this genomic sequence to represent the inferred CDS: deleted 1 base in 1 codon) encodes MAGGVKKKSSPGPLSRVWATLRKLWQEKHLILFQAEYTILVASVLWFLEIGINIWVIQKVAYTEIDWKAYMDEVEGVINGTYDYTQLKGDTGPLVYPAGFVYMFTALYYVTNHGVNIRLAQYLFAVFYLLTLLLVFRIYHRTKKVPPYVFFFVCCASYRIHSIFVLRLFNDPVAMMMLFGAVNFFLGRRWTLGCGLYSLAVSVKMNVLLFAPGLLFLLLSEFGLMRTIPKLSLCAAIQLLLGLPFLMENPIGYMTRAFDLGRQFMFTWTVNWRFLPEWLFLSRYFHLVLLAAHLLALLLFALRRWKRPEESIVELLKEPGKRVLLTQKLTSDQMVLILFTSNFIGMCFSRSLHYQFYVWYFHTLPFLLWSGGVKKLAHLLRVLILGLVELSWNTYPSTIYSSAALHLCHLIMLLSLWFARPPARQGENAKSQ; translated from the exons ATGGCAGGAGGTGTGAAGAAAAAATCATCACCTGGTCCACTGTCTCGAGTGTGGGCGACACTTCGAAAACTATGGCAGGAGAAACATTTGATATTATTCCAGGCGGAGTACACAATACTTGTCGCCTCTGTTCTGTGGTTCCTGGAGATCGGAATAAACATATGGGTCATACAAAAAGTAGCAT ACACAGAGATCGACTGGAAGGCGTATATGGATGAGGTAGAGGGAGTCATCAACGGCACCTACGACTACACCCAGCTCAAAGGAGACACAGGCCCTTTGGT GTACCCAGCAGGGTTTGTGTACATGTTCACAGCGTTGTATTACGTTACCAACCATGGGGTGAATATCCGCCTGGCCCAGTATTTGTTCGCTGTCTTCTACCTGCTCACTCTGCTACTCGTCTTCCGGATATACCACCGCACCAAGAAG GTTCCTCCCTATGTGTTCTTCTTTGTGTGCTGTGCCTCCTACCGGATCCACTCCATCTTCGTCCTGCGTCTTTTCAACGACCCCGTGGCCATGATGATGTTGTTTGGGGCCGTCAATTTTTTTCTTGGACGG CGCTGGACTTTGGGCTGCGGGCTCTACAG TTTAGCAGTGTCTGTGAAGATGAACGTGCTCCTGTTTGCCCCGGGCCTTCTCTTCTTGCTGCTGTCTGAATTTGGCCTGATGAGGACCATACCCAAGCTTTCTCTCTGTGCTGCCATCCAG TTGTTGCTGGGCCTACCCTTCCTGATGGAGAATCCAATTGGTTATATGACCCGGGCCTTTGACCTGGGTCGTCAGTTCATGTTCACATGGACAGTGAACTGGCGCTTCCTGCCGGAGTGGCTGTTCCTGAGTCGCTACTTCCACCTGGTGCTCCTGGCCGCCCACCTGCTAGCCCTGCTGCTATTTGCCCTGCGCCGCTGGAAGAG GCCTGAAGAGAGCATCGTGGAACTGCTGAAGGAGCCAGGCAAGAGAGTCCTCCTTACACAGAAACTCACCTCAGATC AGATGGTGCTGATCCTCTTCACGTCTAACTTCATCGGCATGTGCTTCAGCCGCTCGCTGCACTACCAGTTCTATGTCTGGTACTTCCACACCCTACCCTTCCTGCTCTGGAGTGGAGGGGTCAAGAAGCTGGCTCACCTACTCcg GGTTTTGATCCTGGGTCTGGTGGAGCTGTCATGGAACACCTACCCGTCTACCATATACAGCTCAGCAGCCCTCCACCTGTGTCACCTCATCATGCTGCTCTCCTTGTGGTTCGCCCGGCCCCCAGCCCGCCagggagagaatgccaagagccaGTAA